The Pseudomonas asiatica genome has a segment encoding these proteins:
- a CDS encoding glycosyltransferase family 4 protein: MLIVHIADITMFYAPASGGVRTYLDAKHHRLDAIQGVRHSLLIPGASAQHADGIYQVPAPPLPFGNGYRFPVRLAPWCNVLRRLKPDLIEVGDPYLTAWAALEARRKLDVPVIGFYHSDLPLLVSNRMGNWFTPNVEAYVSKLYGNFDRVLAPSQVMADKLRRLGVRDVHVQRLGVDLATFHPSQRDPQLRAELGIADTSRLLIYAGRGSREKNLPVLLECMQHLGHPYHLLLVGSNMPANVPQNVSVIDHFCPAPEVARLMASADLLVHAGDQETFGLVILEAMASATPVVAVRAGAFGEIVNEQCGRLCRPNDSKAMATAVQEAFEAGVRKLGAQARRHAEQQYSWDHVVAGLLQHYQAVLGHQPQVRAHG, from the coding sequence ATGCTGATCGTGCACATCGCCGACATCACCATGTTCTACGCCCCCGCCAGCGGCGGCGTACGTACCTATCTTGATGCCAAACACCACCGCCTCGACGCCATCCAGGGCGTCCGCCACAGCTTGCTGATACCCGGTGCCAGCGCCCAGCACGCCGATGGCATCTACCAGGTGCCCGCACCGCCGCTGCCGTTCGGCAATGGCTACCGCTTCCCGGTACGCCTGGCCCCCTGGTGCAATGTGCTGCGCAGGCTCAAGCCCGACCTGATCGAAGTCGGCGACCCCTACCTGACCGCCTGGGCTGCGCTGGAAGCGCGGCGCAAGCTCGATGTGCCGGTGATCGGCTTCTACCATTCCGACCTGCCGCTACTGGTCAGCAACCGCATGGGCAACTGGTTCACCCCCAATGTAGAGGCCTATGTCAGCAAGCTGTACGGCAATTTCGACCGGGTCCTGGCCCCCAGCCAGGTCATGGCCGACAAGTTGCGCCGCCTGGGGGTGCGCGATGTGCACGTGCAGCGCCTGGGCGTCGACCTGGCCACCTTCCACCCCAGCCAGCGCGACCCGCAGCTGCGTGCCGAACTGGGCATTGCCGACACCAGTCGCCTGCTGATCTACGCCGGCCGTGGCTCGCGGGAAAAGAACCTGCCGGTGCTGCTCGAGTGCATGCAGCACCTGGGCCACCCCTACCACTTGCTGCTGGTGGGTTCGAACATGCCGGCCAACGTGCCGCAGAACGTCAGTGTGATCGATCACTTCTGCCCGGCTCCGGAAGTCGCCCGGCTGATGGCCAGCGCCGACCTGCTGGTGCACGCCGGCGACCAGGAAACCTTCGGCCTGGTCATTCTCGAAGCGATGGCCAGCGCCACGCCGGTGGTGGCCGTGCGCGCCGGTGCTTTCGGCGAAATCGTCAACGAACAGTGCGGGCGCCTGTGCCGCCCCAACGATAGCAAAGCCATGGCGACGGCCGTGCAGGAGGCGTTCGAGGCCGGCGTGCGCAAGCTCGGGGCTCAGGCCCGTCGCCATGCCGAGCAGCAGTATTCGTGGGACCACGTGGTCGCCGGCCTGCTGCAGCACTACCAGGCCGTGCTTGGCCACCAACCGCAGGTCCGTGCCCATGGCTGA
- the purU gene encoding formyltetrahydrofolate deformylase translates to MRTYRLVIACPDRVGIVAKVSNFLALYNGWINEASHHSDEQSGWFFMRHEIRAESLPFGIEAFREAFAPIAEEFSMTWRITDSAQKKRVVLMASRESHCLADLLHRWHTDELDCEIPCVISNHNDLRSMVEWHGIPFFHVPVDPKDKAPAFAEVSRLVQEHAADVVVLARYMQILPPQLCQDYAEKVINIHHSFLPSFVGAKPYHQAALRGVKLIGATCHYVTEELDAGPIIEQDVVRVSHADSIDDMVRFGRDVEKMVLARGLRYHLEDRVLVHGNKTVVFD, encoded by the coding sequence ATGCGCACCTATCGTCTGGTGATCGCCTGCCCCGACCGTGTTGGCATCGTGGCGAAAGTCAGTAATTTCCTGGCCTTGTACAATGGCTGGATCAACGAAGCCAGCCACCACTCCGATGAGCAGAGCGGTTGGTTCTTCATGCGCCATGAAATCCGCGCCGAATCGCTGCCATTCGGTATCGAAGCCTTCCGCGAGGCGTTTGCGCCGATCGCCGAAGAGTTCTCCATGACCTGGCGCATTACCGACTCGGCGCAGAAAAAGCGCGTGGTGCTGATGGCCAGCCGCGAGTCGCACTGCCTGGCCGACCTGCTGCACCGCTGGCACACCGATGAGCTGGACTGCGAGATCCCTTGCGTGATCTCCAACCACAACGACCTGCGCAGCATGGTCGAGTGGCACGGTATTCCGTTCTTCCATGTACCGGTCGACCCCAAGGACAAGGCCCCGGCCTTTGCCGAAGTGTCGCGCCTGGTGCAGGAGCACGCCGCCGACGTGGTGGTGCTGGCCCGCTACATGCAGATCCTGCCGCCGCAACTGTGCCAGGACTATGCTGAAAAGGTGATCAACATCCACCACAGCTTCCTGCCGTCGTTCGTCGGCGCCAAGCCGTATCACCAGGCCGCCCTGCGTGGTGTGAAGCTGATCGGCGCGACCTGCCACTACGTCACCGAAGAGCTGGACGCCGGCCCGATCATCGAGCAGGACGTGGTGCGTGTCAGCCATGCCGACAGCATCGATGACATGGTCCGCTTTGGCCGTGATGTGGAGAAGATGGTGCTGGCCCGTGGCCTGCGTTATCACCTGGAGGACCGGGTGCTGGTGCATGGCAACAAGACTGTGGTGTTTGACTGA
- the mvaT gene encoding histone-like nucleoid-structuring protein MvaT: protein MSLINEYRATEEAIKELQARLANLSQDDKLKKELEFEGKLRTLMGEYSKSLRDVIALLDPESKLSKAPRGAVKTTATKRARKVKQYKNPHNNEVIETKGGNHKTLKEWKAKWGGDVVESWATLLD, encoded by the coding sequence ATGTCCCTGATCAACGAGTACCGCGCTACCGAAGAAGCCATCAAGGAACTTCAGGCCCGCCTGGCCAACCTGTCGCAGGATGACAAGCTGAAGAAAGAACTGGAGTTCGAAGGCAAACTGCGCACACTGATGGGCGAGTACTCCAAGTCGCTGCGCGACGTGATTGCCCTGCTCGACCCAGAGTCGAAACTGAGCAAGGCACCTCGTGGTGCGGTCAAGACTACCGCCACCAAGCGTGCACGCAAGGTCAAGCAATACAAGAACCCGCACAACAATGAAGTGATCGAAACCAAAGGCGGCAACCACAAGACCCTGAAAGAATGGAAAGCCAAGTGGGGTGGCGATGTGGTTGAAAGCTGGGCGACCCTGCTGGACTGA
- the sbcB gene encoding exodeoxyribonuclease I yields MTSSIFWHDYETTGINPRCDRPLQVAGVRTDFDLNEIDEPISLYCRPSDDILPHPAACLVTGITPQLLAEQGLCEAEFMTRVHAQLAHPGTCGAGYNTLRFDDEVTRYSLYRNFFDPYAREWQGGNSRWDLIDIVRTAYALRPDGIEWPQQDGRTSLRLELLSKANGIDHGHAHEALSDVRATIALARLIRQKQPKLYDWLFQLRSKHKVMEQIHLLQPLVHISGRFSAARNYLGVVLPLAWHPRNRNALIVCDLHQETLPLLRESAEVLRQRLYTRHEELAEGELPVPLKLVQINRCPVLAPLSVLRPADQQRLGLDLTLLQLRGEELAKQQAQWQDKLEHIYGKEDFAPSEDPEQQLYDGFLGDRDRRLCEQVRALEPAQLGRGQWMFDDPRLPELLFRYRARNFPETLTGEERQRWFSFCQQRLSDPHWGAPNTLGDFEQARQQAWEGADEAGRRVLDAWQVHARQLQAQFAIG; encoded by the coding sequence GTGACCTCCAGCATTTTCTGGCACGACTACGAAACCACCGGCATCAACCCGCGCTGCGACCGGCCGCTGCAGGTGGCCGGCGTGCGCACCGACTTCGACCTCAACGAAATCGACGAGCCGATCAGCCTTTATTGCCGGCCCTCCGACGATATCCTGCCGCACCCGGCCGCCTGCCTGGTGACCGGCATCACTCCACAACTGCTGGCCGAACAGGGCCTGTGCGAAGCCGAGTTCATGACCCGGGTGCATGCGCAGCTGGCGCACCCTGGTACCTGTGGCGCCGGCTACAACACCCTGCGCTTCGACGACGAAGTGACCCGCTACAGCCTGTACCGCAACTTTTTCGACCCTTATGCCCGAGAGTGGCAGGGTGGCAACAGCCGCTGGGACCTGATCGACATCGTACGCACGGCCTATGCATTGCGCCCGGACGGCATCGAGTGGCCGCAGCAGGATGGGCGCACCAGCCTGCGCCTGGAGCTGCTGAGCAAGGCCAATGGCATCGACCATGGGCATGCCCACGAAGCGCTTTCCGATGTGCGGGCAACCATCGCCCTGGCCCGCCTGATCCGGCAGAAACAGCCCAAGTTGTATGACTGGCTGTTCCAGTTGCGCAGCAAGCATAAAGTGATGGAGCAGATCCATTTGTTGCAGCCACTGGTGCATATATCCGGGCGCTTCTCGGCGGCACGCAATTACCTTGGTGTCGTATTGCCACTGGCCTGGCACCCGCGTAATCGCAATGCACTGATTGTGTGCGACCTGCATCAGGAAACCCTACCGTTACTACGGGAAAGTGCTGAAGTTCTACGCCAGCGTTTGTATACCCGCCATGAAGAACTGGCCGAAGGCGAATTACCCGTGCCGCTCAAATTGGTGCAGATCAATCGCTGCCCGGTACTGGCGCCACTTTCGGTATTGCGCCCGGCTGATCAACAACGGTTGGGTCTGGACTTGACGTTGTTACAATTGCGCGGCGAAGAATTGGCCAAGCAACAGGCGCAATGGCAAGACAAGCTGGAACACATCTACGGCAAGGAAGACTTCGCCCCGAGTGAAGACCCGGAACAACAGTTGTATGACGGTTTTCTGGGGGACCGTGACCGCCGCTTATGTGAGCAAGTTCGTGCACTGGAACCGGCGCAGTTGGGCCGTGGGCAGTGGATGTTCGATGACCCGCGCCTGCCTGAACTGTTGTTCCGCTATCGGGCGCGCAACTTCCCCGAGACCCTGACCGGCGAAGAGCGGCAACGCTGGTTCAGCTTCTGCCAGCAGCGCCTGAGCGACCCGCATTGGGGTGCGCCGAATACGCTGGGCGACTTCGAACAGGCGCGGCAGCAGGCCTGGGAGGGCGCCGACGAGGCGGGGCGGCGCGTGCTGGACGCGTGGCAGGTACATGCCCGGCAATTGCAGGCACAGTTTGCAATTGGCTGA
- a CDS encoding fumarate hydratase, with amino-acid sequence MTVIKQDDLIQSVADALQFISYYHPVDFIQAMHEAYLREESPAARDSIAQILINSRMCATGHRPICQDTGIVTVFVRVGMDVRWDGATLSVDDMINEGVRRAYNLPENVLRASILADPAGARKNTKDNTPAVIHYSIVPGDKVEVDVAAKGGGSENKSKMAMLNPSDSIVDWVLKTVPTMGAGWCPPGMLGIGIGGTAEKAAVMAKEVLMESIDIHELKARGPQNRLEEIRLELFEKVNQLGIGAQGLGGLTTVLDVKIMDYPTHAASLPVCMIPNCAATRHAHFVLDGSGPAELEAPSLDAYPEIVWEAGPSARRVNLDAITPEEVASWKPGETILLNGKMLTGRDAAHKRMVEMLNRGEELPVDLKGRFIYYVGPVDPVGDEVVGPAGPTTATRMDKFTRQILEQTGLLGMIGKSERGPAAIEAIKDNKAVYLMAVGGAAYLVAQAIRKSKVLAFAELGMEAIYEFEVKDMPVTVAVDSNGESVHITGPALWQSKIAQSLAVEVK; translated from the coding sequence ATGACCGTGATCAAGCAAGACGACCTGATTCAGAGCGTCGCCGACGCCCTGCAATTCATCTCGTACTACCACCCCGTCGATTTCATCCAGGCCATGCACGAGGCCTATCTGCGTGAAGAGTCGCCTGCTGCGCGCGATTCCATCGCCCAGATCCTGATCAACTCGCGCATGTGCGCCACCGGCCATCGCCCGATCTGCCAGGATACCGGTATCGTCACCGTGTTCGTGCGCGTGGGCATGGACGTGCGCTGGGACGGCGCCACCCTGAGCGTCGACGACATGATCAACGAAGGTGTGCGTCGCGCCTACAACCTGCCTGAAAACGTCCTGCGCGCTTCGATCCTGGCCGACCCGGCCGGTGCCCGCAAGAACACCAAGGACAACACCCCGGCAGTGATCCACTACTCCATCGTCCCCGGCGACAAGGTCGAGGTCGATGTCGCAGCCAAGGGCGGCGGCTCGGAGAACAAGTCGAAGATGGCCATGCTCAACCCGTCCGACTCGATCGTCGACTGGGTACTGAAGACCGTCCCGACCATGGGCGCTGGCTGGTGCCCGCCTGGCATGCTCGGCATCGGCATCGGCGGTACCGCCGAGAAGGCCGCCGTGATGGCCAAGGAAGTGTTGATGGAGTCCATCGACATCCACGAACTGAAAGCCCGTGGCCCGCAGAACCGCCTGGAAGAAATCCGCCTGGAGCTGTTCGAGAAGGTCAACCAGCTGGGCATTGGCGCCCAGGGCCTGGGTGGCCTGACCACCGTGCTCGACGTCAAGATCATGGACTACCCGACTCACGCCGCTTCGCTGCCGGTGTGCATGATCCCCAACTGCGCCGCCACCCGCCACGCCCACTTCGTGCTCGATGGCTCCGGCCCGGCCGAGCTGGAAGCGCCGTCGCTGGACGCCTATCCGGAAATCGTCTGGGAAGCCGGCCCGAGCGCCCGTCGCGTCAACCTCGACGCCATCACCCCGGAAGAAGTCGCCAGCTGGAAGCCGGGCGAGACCATCCTGCTCAACGGCAAGATGCTGACCGGCCGCGATGCCGCGCACAAGCGCATGGTCGAAATGCTCAACCGTGGCGAAGAGCTGCCGGTGGACCTGAAAGGCCGCTTCATCTACTACGTCGGCCCGGTCGACCCGGTCGGTGACGAAGTGGTAGGCCCAGCCGGCCCGACCACCGCCACCCGCATGGACAAGTTCACCCGCCAGATCCTCGAGCAGACCGGCCTGCTGGGCATGATCGGCAAGTCCGAGCGCGGCCCTGCCGCCATCGAAGCGATCAAGGACAACAAGGCCGTGTACCTGATGGCCGTCGGCGGCGCTGCCTACCTGGTGGCCCAGGCCATCCGCAAGTCGAAGGTCCTGGCCTTCGCCGAGCTGGGCATGGAAGCGATCTACGAGTTCGAGGTCAAGGACATGCCGGTGACCGTCGCCGTGGACAGCAACGGTGAGTCGGTACACATCACTGGCCCTGCCCTGTGGCAGAGCAAGATTGCCCAGAGCCTGGCAGTCGAAGTGAAGTAA
- a CDS encoding lysylphosphatidylglycerol synthase transmembrane domain-containing protein has product MNRLAWLALALLGAVLVPALLGGSELLPRLQRFAPSLMLTLLGMILLCWVINAIRLRLLLGQQGARLGRLRSLGVVMATEFAICTTPGGSGGPLTLMALLARDRIGPARSGAVFAMDQLNDLVFFFCAMLAIAGYALFHSLGRSQESMLLGSALLLCTALAGVIGLLRYRRTVMRVNGRLLRRLGMSRQRKWRWARKLLRFIDALAQTWRLPKRTLTLVFTLTCAHWGLRYSVLYLVLRGLGVDLAWIPSFLVQMLSLSAGQFSLLPGGAGAAELTSASLLTPLVGSSTAAAAILIWRAVTYYFYLLAGGPVFVCLLARPLLERWRRQAG; this is encoded by the coding sequence ATGAACCGCTTGGCCTGGCTGGCCCTGGCACTGCTCGGTGCCGTGCTGGTGCCAGCCCTGCTCGGTGGCAGCGAGCTGCTACCGAGGTTGCAGCGCTTCGCCCCCAGCCTGATGCTGACCCTGCTGGGCATGATCCTGCTGTGCTGGGTCATCAACGCCATCCGCTTGCGCCTGTTGCTCGGCCAGCAAGGAGCAAGGCTTGGGCGCCTGCGTAGCCTGGGTGTGGTGATGGCTACCGAGTTCGCCATCTGTACCACCCCCGGCGGCAGCGGCGGCCCCTTGACCCTGATGGCCCTGCTGGCACGCGACCGGATCGGCCCGGCGCGCAGCGGCGCGGTGTTTGCCATGGACCAGCTGAACGACCTGGTGTTCTTTTTCTGCGCGATGCTGGCGATTGCCGGCTATGCACTGTTCCACAGCCTGGGCCGCAGCCAGGAAAGCATGTTGCTGGGCAGCGCGTTGCTGTTGTGCACGGCACTGGCCGGGGTGATTGGCCTGCTGCGCTACCGGCGCACGGTGATGCGTGTGAACGGCAGGTTGCTGCGCCGCCTGGGCATGAGCCGCCAGCGCAAGTGGCGCTGGGCGCGCAAGCTGCTGCGCTTCATCGACGCACTGGCGCAGACCTGGCGCCTGCCCAAGCGCACGCTGACCCTGGTGTTCACCCTGACCTGCGCCCACTGGGGCCTGCGCTACAGCGTGTTGTATCTGGTATTGAGGGGGTTGGGGGTAGACCTGGCGTGGATCCCCAGCTTTTTGGTGCAGATGCTCTCGCTCAGTGCCGGCCAGTTCAGCCTGCTGCCTGGCGGTGCCGGTGCCGCCGAGCTGACTTCGGCCAGCCTGCTGACGCCACTGGTGGGCAGTTCGACCGCGGCTGCGGCGATCCTGATATGGCGGGCGGTCACTTACTACTTTTATCTGCTGGCGGGTGGGCCGGTGTTTGTGTGCCTGCTGGCGCGCCCGCTGCTGGAGCGTTGGCGGCGTCAGGCGGGTTGA
- a CDS encoding DUF2334 domain-containing protein — protein MAEPLPPARSLMLVLHDVAPETWPDYQPFVQAVDAIGGIPMTWLVVPDFHHRNPLQRSPTFCRLLERRLAQGDELALHGFYHADNGPPPRTPGEYFMRRIYTHEGEFYALDQQQALQRLEHGLALFAQQGWPVAGFVAPAWLMSEGTRQALRRLPLRYTSTPQHLYRLPDFTAIKAPGLVWSARSAWRRGLSRVLCDWQCRRWHDAQTLRLGLHPVDMRHRASRDYWLNTLHTLLAQGREPLTKSTWLDRQASA, from the coding sequence ATGGCTGAGCCACTGCCGCCAGCGCGCAGCCTGATGCTGGTGCTGCACGATGTCGCGCCCGAGACCTGGCCCGACTATCAACCCTTCGTCCAGGCCGTCGACGCCATCGGCGGCATCCCCATGACCTGGCTGGTGGTGCCGGACTTTCACCACCGCAACCCGCTGCAGCGCTCGCCCACCTTCTGCCGCTTGCTCGAACGGCGCCTGGCCCAGGGCGACGAGCTTGCCCTGCACGGCTTCTACCATGCCGACAACGGCCCGCCACCACGCACGCCCGGCGAATACTTCATGCGCCGCATCTATACCCATGAAGGCGAGTTCTACGCCCTGGACCAGCAGCAGGCCCTGCAACGTCTGGAGCACGGCCTGGCCCTGTTCGCCCAGCAGGGCTGGCCGGTGGCCGGCTTCGTCGCGCCTGCCTGGCTGATGAGCGAAGGCACCCGCCAGGCACTGCGCCGCCTGCCGCTGCGCTACACCAGCACGCCACAGCACTTGTACCGTTTACCAGACTTCACCGCGATCAAGGCCCCGGGGCTGGTCTGGAGTGCCCGCAGCGCCTGGCGTCGCGGCCTGTCACGGGTGCTGTGCGACTGGCAATGCCGGCGCTGGCACGACGCCCAGACCCTGCGCCTGGGCCTGCACCCGGTGGACATGCGCCATCGCGCCTCCCGCGACTATTGGCTGAACACCTTGCACACGCTACTGGCACAGGGCCGCGAGCCCCTGACCAAGTCCACCTGGCTCGACCGCCAGGCCAGCGCATGA
- a CDS encoding PilZ domain-containing protein has translation MFNKRHIERHQLPCVLKVFNRITGQAIGQLGNASEDGLMLISQLPVLVGPDYDLQLRLPLVGGGHQFVNLTASCLWCREDQTPGHYDSGFMLLQAPREYDEFVRSLRDYFSFRPANASA, from the coding sequence ATGTTCAACAAGCGCCACATCGAACGCCATCAGCTGCCTTGTGTTCTCAAGGTGTTCAACCGCATTACCGGCCAGGCCATCGGCCAGCTGGGCAACGCCTCCGAAGACGGGCTGATGCTGATAAGCCAGCTACCTGTGCTGGTCGGGCCCGACTACGATCTGCAATTACGCCTGCCGCTGGTTGGTGGCGGGCATCAGTTCGTCAACCTTACCGCCAGCTGCCTGTGGTGCCGTGAAGACCAGACACCCGGGCACTACGATTCGGGCTTCATGCTGCTGCAGGCGCCCCGCGAGTACGACGAATTCGTCCGCTCGTTGCGCGACTATTTCAGTTTCCGCCCCGCCAACGCCTCTGCCTGA
- a CDS encoding iron-sulfur-binding ferredoxin reductase yields MPELCVGERRWAVPTGSNLLDALNEAGLNVPYSCRAGSCHACLVHCLGGQPLDAMPEALAQDKHAQGWRLACQCRVVEDLRVALFDPQQDGVPAQVCALDWFGDVLRVRLRPERAMRYQAGQHVVLWNGAVARPYSLASLPGEDDFLEFHIDCQHPGAFCDKARGLQLGDVLRLGELRGGALHYDPDWQQRPLWLLAAGTGLAPLWGILREALRQGHQGEIRVMHVAREGVGHYLAEPLREMADVNVELVLAEQLDEALAGLRPSSRQTVALVCGAPGSVERFARRLFIAGVPRGQVFADVFVEHA; encoded by the coding sequence ATGCCCGAACTTTGCGTGGGCGAGCGCCGCTGGGCGGTGCCGACCGGCAGCAACCTGCTCGATGCCCTGAACGAGGCCGGGCTGAATGTGCCCTACAGTTGCCGTGCCGGCAGTTGCCATGCCTGCCTGGTGCACTGCCTGGGCGGGCAACCGCTGGATGCCATGCCCGAGGCCCTGGCGCAGGACAAGCACGCCCAGGGCTGGCGCCTGGCCTGCCAGTGCCGGGTAGTCGAGGACCTGCGCGTGGCGCTGTTCGACCCGCAGCAGGATGGCGTGCCTGCGCAGGTCTGTGCCCTGGACTGGTTCGGCGATGTGCTGCGCGTGCGGCTGCGGCCCGAACGGGCAATGCGTTACCAGGCGGGGCAGCATGTGGTGCTGTGGAATGGCGCGGTGGCGCGGCCTTACTCCTTGGCCAGCCTTCCGGGCGAAGATGATTTCCTCGAGTTTCATATCGACTGCCAGCACCCCGGCGCCTTTTGTGACAAGGCCCGTGGCTTGCAGCTGGGTGATGTGCTGCGCCTGGGCGAGCTAAGGGGGGGGGCCTTGCATTACGACCCGGACTGGCAGCAGCGGCCGCTGTGGTTGCTGGCGGCGGGGACCGGGCTGGCGCCGTTGTGGGGCATCTTGCGCGAGGCTCTGCGGCAGGGGCACCAAGGGGAAATCAGGGTCATGCATGTGGCGCGCGAGGGCGTTGGGCATTATCTGGCCGAGCCGTTGCGGGAGATGGCGGATGTGAATGTCGAGTTGGTACTGGCAGAGCAGCTGGATGAGGCGTTGGCCGGGTTGCGGCCGTCATCGCGGCAGACGGTGGCGCTGGTGTGCGGGGCGCCGGGGAGTGTCGAGCGGTTTGCCCGGCGGCTGTTCATTGCCGGGGTGCCGCGGGGGCAGGTCTTTGCCGATGTGTTTGTCGAGCATGCCTGA
- the pyk gene encoding pyruvate kinase, whose product MSIRRTKIVATLGPASNSPEVIEQLILAGLDVARLNFSHGTPDEHKARARLIRDIAAKNGRHVALLGDLQGPKIRIAKFANKRIELKIGDKFTFSTAHPLTEGNQDIVGIDYPDLVKDCGVGDELLLDDGRVVMRVETATADALHCVVIIGGPLSDHKGINRKGGGLTAPALTEKDKADIKLAAEMDLDYLAVSFPRDASDMEYARKLRDEAGGSAWLVAKIERAEAVADDETLDKLILASDAVMVARGDLGVEIGDAELIAIQKKIIQHARRNNKAVIVATQMMESMIQNPMPTRAEVSDVANAVLDNTDAVMLSAESAAGAYPIEAVQAMARICLGAEKHPTSQKSSHRLHTTFERCDESIALAAMYTANHFPGVKAIIALTESGYTPLIMSRLRSHVPIFALSPHRATQARANMFRGVYPIAFDPASLPADKVSQAAVDELLKRGLVEQGDWVILTKGDSYHTIGGTNGMKILHVGDPLVG is encoded by the coding sequence ATGAGCATCCGCCGTACCAAAATCGTCGCCACCCTTGGCCCCGCCAGCAACTCGCCGGAAGTGATCGAACAGCTGATCCTCGCCGGCCTGGACGTGGCACGCCTGAACTTCTCCCACGGCACTCCGGACGAGCACAAGGCCCGCGCGCGCCTGATCCGTGACATCGCCGCCAAGAACGGCCGCCATGTTGCACTGCTGGGCGACCTGCAGGGTCCGAAGATCCGCATCGCCAAGTTCGCCAACAAGCGCATCGAATTGAAGATCGGTGACAAGTTCACCTTCTCCACCGCCCACCCGCTGACCGAAGGCAACCAGGACATCGTCGGTATCGACTACCCCGACCTGGTCAAGGACTGCGGCGTTGGTGACGAGTTGCTGCTCGACGATGGCCGCGTGGTGATGCGCGTCGAGACCGCCACCGCAGATGCCCTGCACTGCGTGGTGATCATCGGTGGCCCGCTGTCGGACCACAAAGGCATCAACCGTAAAGGTGGCGGCCTGACCGCACCGGCCCTGACCGAGAAAGACAAGGCCGACATCAAGCTGGCTGCGGAAATGGACCTGGACTACCTGGCCGTGTCCTTCCCGCGTGACGCCAGCGACATGGAGTACGCACGCAAGCTGCGTGACGAAGCCGGCGGCAGCGCCTGGCTGGTGGCCAAGATCGAACGCGCCGAAGCGGTGGCCGACGACGAAACCCTCGACAAGCTGATCCTCGCCTCCGACGCCGTCATGGTCGCCCGTGGCGACCTGGGCGTGGAAATCGGCGACGCCGAGCTGATCGCCATCCAGAAGAAGATCATCCAGCACGCCCGCCGCAACAACAAGGCGGTGATCGTGGCGACCCAGATGATGGAGTCGATGATCCAGAACCCGATGCCGACCCGTGCCGAAGTGTCCGACGTGGCCAACGCCGTGCTGGACAACACCGACGCGGTGATGCTGTCGGCCGAGAGTGCCGCCGGTGCCTACCCGATCGAAGCCGTCCAGGCCATGGCCCGCATCTGCCTGGGTGCCGAAAAGCACCCGACCAGCCAGAAGTCCAGCCACCGCCTGCACACCACCTTCGAGCGCTGCGACGAGAGCATCGCGCTGGCGGCCATGTACACCGCCAACCACTTCCCGGGCGTGAAGGCGATCATCGCCCTGACCGAGAGTGGCTACACCCCGTTGATCATGTCGCGCCTGCGTTCGCACGTGCCGATCTTCGCCCTGTCGCCGCACCGCGCTACCCAGGCCCGTGCCAACATGTTCCGCGGCGTGTACCCGATCGCCTTCGACCCGGCCTCGCTGCCGGCCGACAAGGTGAGCCAGGCAGCGGTCGACGAACTGCTCAAGCGTGGCCTGGTGGAGCAAGGTGACTGGGTAATCCTGACCAAGGGTGACAGCTACCACACCATCGGTGGCACCAATGGCATGAAGATCCTGCATGTCGGTGATCCGCTGGTCGGTTGA